Proteins from a genomic interval of Paenibacillus sp. RC334:
- a CDS encoding phosphotransferase — protein sequence MEAILRRHWPEWNGTLQKRTGGWNNTTYFVKGGMRSGVLRVYDTHRDRDKIEFEHAVLQPLSMHSLSFRVPIPIRTVTGETLAQLEKESGKYVCLFDYIEGKSPLEQDSSFAYSFGEATGELSAVLATFNLDMAPVYRPYYALQQSYPLCNQEIVREICLHPPEPLKTLHDELRWIGKVYEEITDSLHALEELPHQLVHGDLNASNLLVKDTDHSQVTALLDFEFCTLDVRVMEPAVILSGFLGQPEETQAVRDFCQGFSRRVHLSQTEIDALPVLMQLRKVDVFLHFLSRFLEGTDQPHVLQEQIKQIAADLLELSTRSSWIQEELILAGMAYE from the coding sequence TTGGAAGCGATACTAAGACGGCACTGGCCGGAGTGGAACGGAACGTTGCAGAAACGAACCGGGGGTTGGAATAATACGACGTATTTTGTTAAGGGTGGTATGCGAAGCGGGGTGCTGCGCGTCTACGATACACACAGAGATAGGGACAAAATTGAATTTGAGCATGCGGTTTTGCAGCCGCTGAGTATGCATTCTCTATCATTCAGGGTGCCGATACCAATTCGAACAGTGACGGGAGAGACACTCGCTCAGCTTGAGAAGGAAAGCGGCAAATATGTCTGTCTGTTCGATTACATAGAAGGCAAATCACCACTGGAGCAGGATTCAAGCTTTGCCTATTCCTTTGGCGAGGCTACGGGTGAATTATCTGCTGTACTTGCGACTTTCAATCTTGATATGGCTCCAGTTTACCGACCGTATTACGCCTTGCAGCAATCCTACCCATTGTGTAACCAGGAGATCGTTCGAGAGATTTGCCTGCATCCGCCTGAGCCTCTAAAAACTTTGCATGACGAGCTGCGATGGATAGGAAAAGTATATGAAGAGATTACAGATTCGCTTCATGCATTGGAAGAGTTGCCGCATCAGCTTGTACATGGGGACTTGAACGCTTCCAATTTGTTAGTAAAGGATACCGATCATAGCCAAGTGACTGCATTGCTTGATTTTGAGTTTTGTACGTTAGACGTTCGGGTCATGGAACCAGCGGTCATCTTATCAGGATTTTTGGGACAACCGGAGGAGACACAAGCAGTTCGGGATTTTTGCCAGGGCTTCAGCCGCCGAGTTCATCTGTCCCAAACCGAGATTGATGCTTTACCTGTATTGATGCAGCTCAGGAAGGTAGATGTATTTCTTCATTTCTTGAGTCGCTTTCTGGAAGGAACTGACCAGCCACATGTGTTACAAGAGCAGATCAAGCAGATCGCTGCCGACTTGCTGGAACTGTCTACCAGAAGTA
- a CDS encoding helix-turn-helix domain-containing protein: MNLHELDQLLRIKTEIELLQQQNNQVINDLSEEAEDERYYDINQNMYRMPALFFFGEHDIYISKHNRFAPMLEHMHEFIELNYVYSGKCNQIIAGKEIQLCEGQVCVLDKDVPHSIAPLGEDDILINILLQRETISSLFLQRLSKKKSLIGEFLANSVLQHQHHNHFIIFESQHNENLQYILRRILIEYFSSQEDSMELVKAYLQIVFGELVRVLESEHNIHLNQQENNITSILNYMEEHYQHLSLQQLSNHFSYNSTYLSNKLKKVTGLTYTQLIANIKLNAAYSLVVNTNLPFEMIFKQVGYNSMSFFYKKFKMAYGATPQNIRNKQLRK, from the coding sequence ATGAATCTTCATGAGTTGGACCAGTTGCTGAGAATCAAAACGGAAATTGAACTTTTACAACAACAAAACAACCAGGTTATTAATGATCTTTCCGAAGAAGCGGAGGACGAACGATACTATGATATAAATCAAAACATGTATCGTATGCCCGCTTTGTTTTTCTTCGGAGAACATGATATTTATATTAGCAAGCACAATAGATTTGCTCCGATGCTGGAGCACATGCATGAATTTATTGAATTAAACTATGTCTATTCAGGTAAGTGCAATCAAATCATAGCAGGCAAAGAAATTCAGCTTTGTGAAGGCCAAGTGTGTGTCCTGGATAAGGATGTGCCCCACAGCATCGCTCCTTTGGGAGAAGACGATATCCTTATTAATATCTTGCTGCAAAGAGAAACGATTTCTTCCCTGTTCTTACAACGGTTATCTAAGAAAAAAAGTCTGATTGGTGAATTTCTCGCCAACTCTGTCCTCCAGCATCAGCACCATAATCACTTTATTATTTTTGAGTCGCAACATAATGAAAACCTTCAATATATATTGCGCAGAATCTTAATCGAATATTTTTCCAGTCAAGAGGATTCGATGGAATTGGTCAAGGCTTATTTGCAGATTGTTTTTGGAGAATTGGTTCGTGTATTGGAAAGCGAGCATAATATTCACTTAAACCAGCAGGAAAATAATATTACATCTATTCTGAATTACATGGAAGAGCATTATCAGCATTTAAGCTTGCAGCAATTATCTAATCATTTCAGTTACAATAGTACGTATTTAAGTAATAAGTTAAAAAAAGTAACTGGTCTTACTTATACTCAGCTTATTGCCAACATTAAACTCAATGCAGCTTATTCTCTGGTTGTGAATACCAACCTGCCGTTCGAAATGATATTTAAGCAAGTTGGATATAACAGCATGAGTTTTTTCTATAAAAAATTTAAAATGGCTTATGGTGCTACCCCGCAAAATATCCGAAACAAGCAGTTGAGGAAATGA
- a CDS encoding MFS transporter, with protein MNIKNKVWFKTALLSISLVLTSASAISAIIPMMLNQLSGVSSSLIESVVTIPSFTMMLFVLLSGPISSRLGKKNTVMLGLLLVVIGGILPMFTTNITWILALRLVLGAGLGMFNSLAVSLISDFFEGDERAQLVGFQSAVQGLGSSLATFVAGQLALIDWQFAFLCYAITIPIASLFFLIIPEPERVEPTVERSTGTGHKSGGVSIPVLGLGAALFLFMTFIMIVYTKTGIMIAEKNMPNPGFLGTALTLFSLATMIAGFLFGKIYKWFRNYAPFISSLLTATGFVLLWFAQNVTMVTVAMLIIGFSFALFIPYIFTILTKIVPKGSETISISIAMVGSNLGAFASPYVIKLVGMLFGNETASFSFLVSAIVFTIAALICLGIAIRGKGSKVRAAVHS; from the coding sequence ATGAATATAAAAAACAAAGTATGGTTTAAAACGGCGTTGCTGTCCATTTCCTTAGTCCTGACATCAGCGAGTGCCATTTCGGCTATCATACCGATGATGCTGAATCAATTATCAGGGGTTTCTAGTTCCTTGATTGAAAGCGTAGTTACTATTCCATCCTTCACGATGATGCTGTTTGTGCTGTTGAGTGGTCCGATCTCTTCCCGATTGGGCAAAAAAAATACAGTCATGCTAGGACTTTTGCTCGTGGTCATCGGCGGAATCCTACCTATGTTCACAACTAACATTACATGGATTCTCGCGTTGCGTCTGGTATTAGGTGCAGGTCTCGGGATGTTCAATTCGCTGGCCGTCAGCTTAATTAGTGATTTTTTTGAAGGGGACGAACGTGCCCAATTAGTAGGCTTTCAAAGCGCCGTTCAAGGGCTAGGAAGTAGCTTAGCTACTTTTGTGGCAGGACAGCTTGCCTTAATCGACTGGCAGTTTGCCTTTTTATGCTATGCTATCACCATTCCTATTGCGTCGTTATTCTTTCTTATTATTCCCGAACCAGAGCGTGTGGAGCCTACAGTGGAGCGTTCAACAGGAACGGGCCACAAAAGCGGCGGAGTATCCATACCTGTACTTGGATTAGGAGCTGCACTTTTCCTGTTTATGACCTTTATCATGATTGTGTATACCAAAACAGGTATTATGATTGCTGAAAAGAATATGCCTAATCCTGGTTTTTTAGGAACGGCGTTAACGCTGTTCTCCCTGGCAACTATGATTGCAGGCTTCTTGTTTGGTAAAATTTATAAATGGTTTAGAAATTACGCTCCCTTTATCTCCAGTCTATTAACAGCAACAGGTTTTGTACTGCTGTGGTTTGCTCAGAATGTTACCATGGTTACCGTTGCCATGCTTATCATTGGCTTTAGTTTTGCGCTGTTTATTCCTTATATTTTTACCATACTAACTAAAATCGTGCCTAAAGGCAGTGAGACGATTTCCATTTCAATTGCGATGGTAGGCTCCAATTTGGGAGCGTTTGCTTCGCCTTATGTTATCAAGTTAGTTGGCATGTTGTTTGGAAATGAAACCGCCTCATTTTCCTTCCTCGTTTCTGCGATTGTGTTTACGATTGCTGCACTCATCTGTCTGGGAATCGCTATTAGAGGAAAGGGCAGTAAGGTTCGGGCGGCAGTTCACAGTTAA